The following proteins are encoded in a genomic region of Clostridium kluyveri:
- a CDS encoding sensor histidine kinase, with protein MIYIVCILSVVTILCLIKYYFTKINIHALIAQTNRLNRLISESNEQIKVVAPDKTTEKLAIEINHLVDCYKTLQLKNIKEKQQYKKILANFSHDLRTPLTSIMGYIDIILHLELSEKDKEKYLETVQYKLKTLNNLVDSLYDLSLIDAKEYPVQLNPHSVYQLLCDSLLLFHQDFEDKSISLQLNLDEKVPLVLLDEKITNRVLLNLLQNVIRYAKSYCKVDLGVTYEYVNISISNDCEPLSEEDVLQLFNRTYKADSNRSKHSSGLGLAIAKELMELQLSNINADYHDNTLTFMLRFKR; from the coding sequence ATGATTTATATTGTGTGTATACTGTCAGTTGTAACTATCCTCTGTCTGATAAAATATTATTTTACAAAAATAAATATCCATGCATTAATTGCACAAACTAACAGATTGAATAGGCTTATTTCTGAAAGTAATGAACAAATTAAGGTGGTTGCCCCTGATAAAACAACAGAGAAGCTGGCTATTGAAATTAATCATTTAGTTGATTGCTATAAGACATTACAATTGAAAAATATTAAAGAAAAGCAGCAGTACAAAAAAATCTTAGCTAATTTTTCTCATGACTTACGGACACCACTAACCTCTATCATGGGATATATCGACATAATTTTGCATTTAGAACTATCGGAAAAAGACAAAGAAAAATATTTAGAGACTGTGCAATATAAATTGAAAACCTTAAACAATCTGGTGGATTCATTATATGATTTATCTTTAATCGATGCCAAGGAGTATCCGGTGCAGTTAAACCCGCACTCAGTATATCAGCTGCTGTGTGATAGTTTATTACTGTTTCATCAAGACTTTGAAGATAAAAGTATCTCATTACAGTTGAATCTTGATGAAAAAGTTCCTTTGGTGTTGTTGGATGAAAAAATTACCAATAGGGTATTGCTGAATTTACTCCAAAATGTCATACGCTATGCTAAATCATACTGCAAAGTTGATTTGGGAGTAACGTATGAGTATGTTAATATCAGCATCAGCAACGATTGTGAGCCTTTAAGTGAGGAAGATGTATTACAACTTTTTAACCGTACATACAAGGCTGATAGTAATCGCTCTAAGCACTCTTCGGGTTTGGGTTTGGCCATTGCCAAAGAGCTGATGGAATTACAACTAAGTAATATAAATGCAGATTATCATGATAATACTTTGACATTTATGCTTCGGTTTAAACGTTGA
- a CDS encoding MFS transporter: MIGISAMLIQIGYALGLIFLVPLGDIKERKGLIITMLFCSAISLISLSFASNIYWLLGSYLLVGLTSIIPMLIVPLAAHLANPVERGKVIGTVMSGLLIGILVSRVFSGIIGSALGWQVVYRIAAGMMGLLIIIFNLWLPKSVPDTSMGYGKLLKSLIGLLKNQPVLRESSLIGAMIVWDFQHILDYTIFFT, translated from the coding sequence ATGATTGGAATTTCAGCCATGTTGATTCAAATTGGCTATGCCCTGGGACTGATTTTCCTAGTTCCTTTGGGAGATATTAAAGAACGTAAGGGTTTAATCATTACAATGTTATTTTGTTCAGCAATATCGCTGATTTCTCTTTCATTTGCTTCAAACATATATTGGTTATTGGGTAGTTATCTATTGGTTGGACTAACTTCTATTATTCCAATGTTGATTGTGCCTTTGGCTGCACATCTGGCAAATCCAGTAGAAAGAGGTAAGGTGATTGGAACTGTAATGAGTGGCCTTTTAATCGGCATTTTAGTATCTCGTGTTTTTAGTGGAATTATAGGCTCAGCTTTAGGATGGCAGGTTGTTTATAGAATAGCTGCCGGAATGATGGGATTACTAATTATAATATTTAATTTATGGCTTCCCAAATCTGTTCCAGATACTTCTATGGGTTATGGAAAATTACTCAAATCTTTAATTGGATTACTGAAAAATCAGCCGGTTTTAAGGGAATCTTCGTTAATTGGTGCAATGATTGTTTGGGACTTTCAGCATATTTTGGACTACACTATCTTTTTTACTTAA